CTGTGAGAATTATTTCAGCATTTGACAGCATCCCTATTTTTACTGCATCTATGTCTATATCCTCTGCCACTGCTTCTATTTGTTTTCTTACTGAGAGAGATGAGAGAGTCTCTATATGGCTTACTCCTAAAGTGTTTTGAGCAGTTACGGCGGTTATTATGCTCATGCCATATACCTTATGAGCACAGAAGGTTTTTAAGTCAGCTTGGATTCCTGCTCCACCAGAAGAATCAGAGCCAGCAATAGTCAGAACCTTCTTCATGCACTATGCCTCCCATCGTCTTTAGTCAATTTATAAGCAAATGCAGACTTAAGTACTGCTATTGCTATTATGCTTCCACCGATAGTGCTTAGCATAAAAGGAACTACAAAGAAAAATGCTCCTACTTCTTTTCCAAGAATGAATTTTGCCATAGGAAAAGCAACTAGACCTCCTATGATTCCTGTTCCAATTATTTCTCCCAAAGCAGAAAGCGAAATTTTGTTAAACTTTTTATACATATACGAGGCCAGTATGGCTCCAAATATACTTCCTGGAAATGCAAGTATAGAGCCTGTTCCAAGTATATTTCTAAGCAGTGATATCAAAAATGAGTTTAATACAGCGTAATAAGGTCCAAGCAGTACAGCTGAAATAACATTAATCGTGTGCTGAATAGGGAAACATTTAGCTACCCCTACTGGAATATAAATTACATGTCCTACCATAGTTCCTATGGCTACCAATAATGATGCAAATACCATTTTTTGAATCTTCATCCTACTTCCTCCTAATATAATTTTTTGAAAATAAAAAGAGCATAAACCCAATCTAGGATTTATGCCCAATATAAATAAACGGCCTAACTTCCCTACGCTGGCATTATCCAGATCAGGTTAAAGGGTCAAAGAACACATCTTTATCTCAGCCGATTTAATCGGCACCCCTAGTCTAATTTATTAAATTATTTCTTGCTCTTGTGACTCAGTTTACAACTAAAGATTTAAAAAATCAAGTCTATTTTATATTTATTTTAGTGTTATGTATGATATAAGTAATTTTAATGTGTTTTCAAATGCGGAGTAATGAGTTCTTTCCATTCCATGAGATGCATGTACTCCTGGTCCAATTAAAGCACCTTTTATGTTATAGCCTGCAGTAAGCGCTGCCCTAACATCAGAGCCATAGAAAGGATAAATATCCACAGCATATGAAAGCTTGTTTTCTTTTGCAAGATTAATCAAGGTAGTTGTCATATTGTAATCATATGGTCCACCAGAATCCTTTGCACAAATAGATACATCATACTCTGTACAGGTTAAGTCCTCGCCTATGCATCCCATATCAACTGCTATAAGCTCAGTTATATCTTCAGGGATATTCGATGAGCCATGCCCTACTTCTTCGTAAACTGAAAAAACAATTCTCAAATCATATTCAGGAGTTATATTGTTATCCTTAAGATATTTCATCAGTCCAAAAAGACAAGCAACGCTTCCTTTGTCATCTATAAATCTAGACTTGATAAAACCACTAGGCGTAATAGTAGTTTTAGGCTCTATAAATATAAAATCTCCTGGCA
The sequence above is a segment of the Acetoanaerobium noterae genome. Coding sequences within it:
- the thiW gene encoding energy coupling factor transporter S component ThiW, coding for MKIQKMVFASLLVAIGTMVGHVIYIPVGVAKCFPIQHTINVISAVLLGPYYAVLNSFLISLLRNILGTGSILAFPGSIFGAILASYMYKKFNKISLSALGEIIGTGIIGGLVAFPMAKFILGKEVGAFFFVVPFMLSTIGGSIIAIAVLKSAFAYKLTKDDGRHSA
- a CDS encoding M42 family metallopeptidase; protein product: MNFHNIDKEYILNTAKSLMEFHSPSGFCHEIIEEMKSWVKELGYEMTVNQKGCGFISIAGKSKDRVIGLSSHVDTLGAMVRSITSDGQLKFTLVGGPIVPTLDGEYCQIKTRDGKLYTGTFLSTSPAVHVFKDASSKPRDTENMAIRIDECVKTKEDVENLGIMPGDFIFIEPKTTITPSGFIKSRFIDDKGSVACLFGLMKYLKDNNITPEYDLRIVFSVYEEVGHGSSNIPEDITELIAVDMGCIGEDLTCTEYDVSICAKDSGGPYDYNMTTTLINLAKENKLSYAVDIYPFYGSDVRAALTAGYNIKGALIGPGVHASHGMERTHYSAFENTLKLLISYITLK